The following proteins are co-located in the Gossypium hirsutum isolate 1008001.06 chromosome A02, Gossypium_hirsutum_v2.1, whole genome shotgun sequence genome:
- the LOC107924973 gene encoding actin-binding protein — translation MGGCATKPKVLKGDEPEIPAPAPSKEAVPEPKEAALAVAADGEKKVEADEVAKDKDVIDDDAIDDQSNKRRSLSNLFQEKEKGTAESETTPSEPTKNETPEPALQESPETAKQESLEPVSVPPGNIESAQALPDAAATTAAAAAVVNVPETQSKETSAGEKKDEMLVAN, via the exons ATGGGTGGTTGTGCTACCAAGCCCAAGGTTTTGAAGGGTGACGAACCGGAGATCCCTGCTCCAGCACCGTCGAAAGAGGCGGTTCCCGAACCAAAGGAGGCTGCTCTTGCTGTTGCTGCTGATGGTGAAAAGAAGGTGgaagctgatgaggttgctaagGATAAAGATGTTATCGATGATGATGCCATTGATGATCAATCAAACAAGAGACGATCTCTTAGTAACTTGTTCCAAGAG AAAGAAAAGGGGACAGCTGAGAGTGAAACCACACCATCAGAGCCAACGAAAAATGAAACACCGGAGCCAGCGCTACAAGAATCTCCGGAAACAGCTAAACAAGAGTCGTTGGAGCCTGTGTCTGTTCCTCCCGGGAACATAGAATCAGCTCAAGCATTGCCCGACGCAGCAgcaacaacagcagcagcagcagcagttgTGAATGTACCGGAGACACAAAGCAAAGAAACGTCAGCTGGCGAAAAGAAAGATGAGATGCTAGTAGCAAACTGA
- the LOC107924962 gene encoding protein BOLA2, whose product MGVTKEQVESSLTSKLKPSHLEVIDTSGGCGASFVIEIVSEQFEGKRLLERHRIVNAALEEEMKQIHALSIKKALTPEQWKQQQEAEKSKPDA is encoded by the exons ATGGGAGTGACGAAGGAACAAGTTGAGTCTTCATTGACTTCAAAATTGAAGCCTTCTCATCTG GAAGTAATCGATACATCTGGAGG GTGCGGTGCAAGTTTTGTTATTGAGATTGTATCGGAGCAATTTGAAGGGAAGAGACTCCTGGAAAGGCACCGAATTGTGAATGCTGCTCTCGAGGAGGAGATGAAGCAAATCCATGCCCTGTCTATAAAGAAAGCTCTGACCCCGGAGCAGTGGAAACAACAGCAAGAGGCTGAAAAATCTAAACCAGATGCTTAG